A region from the Ammospiza nelsoni isolate bAmmNel1 chromosome 1, bAmmNel1.pri, whole genome shotgun sequence genome encodes:
- the FASTK gene encoding fas-activated serine/threonine kinase: protein MLYPLLCPWLRALTRAGPRGPAARERRGAAMFPACCCAGKARPRLLLPLDPYGHGLLPAVHPDGGRGRAHGKRKSWNFIHEKMSYDTFFTMKRLIERSRSVGEVLRWVTQNPGKVSASHYPIALHKLGQLLQQQPGPPAGAGDGRGPAGQVLEQPEFHVLCQAIVSGCAKFDNFSIVNCLYAAAALGLPGESPLVRVLEDESRSRLGRFNQKDVSMVFSSVMRLHPSSPHPLVESCLSSLERHLEKERHPQTLFLLLSYYRLRAQALQGHAASDQQLINNRKILRLVRHTLGQVSAMREHELALLDEMLALCAQEANNKALEAIFSSQLFYENRQERFIRSMAEWLPRKAENLTPYTMALIAKYVARHRLREPRLLDTIANFLLKRGEQLDSKVIQKLVFPFSRMNYRPSNHGELFPKLEAILEQKAGSSPLATVNILMSMFQLSHFPQTVLHQVFSPGFITNVMSSPYALIVRRYLSLLDAAVELEFREYSGPRLDPRYRVLMFEHALTADEANRKYSYKGLVAEALRQLVGEECYRQDEVLPPGYCTDFLLWINRSGTVLPLSRVPAASRAPPATSPVTMSLRSSVLALASDLQDFAPFAAEAPSSPPGPREGSRAGRFLPALCPAPGGPCFQPPSDYYCGLSKEPSLASPGSSTLSSPSECLSAPPPGTPDCSPRASAASLFQFPIGKILEEEEEAAGCPGQERGCFQGEQAQEQPEERSPPASEDAGPSPCRPSPKRGPQEGPQGAEEIQRVVLSVNDKWHYCQNSDILVGSRAMRDRHLRLLGYCLVQLPYTELEKVSGIEEAKHYLRQKLRELRF, encoded by the exons aTGCTGTACCCgctgctgtgcccatggctcCGCGCTCTGACCCGGGCGGGCCCGCGGGGCCCGGCTGCCCGTGAGCGCCGCGGTGCCGCGATGTTCCCCGCCTGCTGCTGCGCCGGCAAGGCCAGGccgcggctgctgctgcccctggaccCCTACGGCCATGGGCTGCTGCCCGCCGTGCACCCGGAcggcggccggggccgggcccaCGGCAAGAGGAAGAGCTGGAACTTCATCCACGAGAAGATGAGCTACGACACCTTCTTCACCATGAAGCGGCTGATCGAGCGCTCGCGCAGCGTGGGCGAGGTGCTGCGCTGGGTCACGCAGAACCCGGGCAAGGTGTCGGCCAGTCACTACCCCATAGCGCTGCAcaagctggggcagctcctgcagcagcagccgggGCCGCCCGCGGGGGCCGGGGATGGGCGCGGGCCCGCGGggcaggtgctggagcagcccgAGTTCCACgtgctgtgccaggccatcGTCAGCGGCTGCGCCAAGTTCGACAACTTCAGCATCGTCAACTGCCTGTATGCGGCGGCCGCGCTGG GGCTGCCCGGGGAGTCGCCACTGGTGCGGGTGCTGGAGGACGAGTCCCGCAGCCGCCTGGGCCGCTTCAACCAGAAGGACGTGTCGATGGTGTTCAGCAGCGTGATGCGGCTGCACCCCTCCAGCCCGCACCCGCTGGTGGAGTCGTGCCTCAGCAGCCTGGAGCggcacctggagaaggagcggcacccccagaccctgttcctgctgctctcctacTACCGGCTGCGGGCGCAGGCGCTGCAGGGCCACGCGGCCTCCGACCAGCAGCTCATCAACAACCGCAAGATCCTGCGCCTGGTGCGGCACACGCTGGGCCAGGTGAGCGCCATGAGGGAGCACGAGCTGGCGCTGCTGGACGAGATGCTGGCCCTGTGTGCCCAGGAGGCCAACAACAAGGCCCTGGAGGCCATCTTCAGCTCCCAGCTCTTCTACGAGAACCGGCAGGAGCGCTTCATTCGCAGCATGGCAG AGTGGCTGCCCCGGAAGGCAGAGAACCTGACCCCCTACACCATGGCCCTCATCGCCAAGTATGTGGCACGGCACCGGCTGCGTGAGCCACGCCTGCTCGACACCATCGCCAACTTCCTGCTGAAGCGCGGCGAGCAGCTCGACAGCAAG GTGATCCAGAAGTTGGTGTTTCCCTTCAGCCGAATGAACTACCGCCCCTCCAACCACGGCGAGCTCTTCCCCAAGCTGGAGGCCATCCTGGAGCAGAAGGCTGGCAGCTCCCCCTTGGCCACCGTCAACATCCTCATGTCCATGTTCCAGCTCAGCCACTTCCCGCAGACCGTCCTGCACCAGGTCTTCTCCCCAGGCTTCATCACCAATGTCATGA GCAGCCCGTACGCGCTGATCGTGCGCCGGTACCTGTCGCTGCTGGACGCGGCCGTGGAGCTGGAGTTCCGCGAGTACAGCGGCCCCCGGCTGGACCCGCGCTACCGCGTGCTCATGTTCGAGCACGCCCTGACCGCCGACGAGGCCAACAGAAAGTACAG CTACAAGGGGCTGGTGGCCGAGGCCCTGCGGCAGCTGGTGGGGGAGGAATGCTACCGGCAGGACGAGGTGCTGCCCCCTGGGTACTGCACAG ACTTCCTGCTGTGGATCAACCGCTCAGGCACGGTGCTGCCTCTGTCCCGCGTTCCAGCAGCTTCCAGGGCGCCCCCAGCCACGTCCCCTGTCACCATGTCCCTGCGCTCCAGCGTGCTCGCCCTCGCCTCAGATTTGCAAGACTTTGCCCCGTTTGCTGCAGAGGCGCCCAGCAGCCCCCCAGGCCCCCGGGAGGGCAGCCGGGCTGGGCGGTTCCTGCCGGcgctgtgcccggccccggggggGCCCTGCTTCCAGCCCCCCTCGGACTATTACTGCGGGCTGAGCAAGGAGCCCTCCCTGGCCAGCCCGGGCAGCTCCACGCTCAGCAGCCCCTCCGAGTGCCTCTCGGCGCCGCCGCCCGGCACCCCCGACTGCTCCCCGCGTGCCTCTGCCGCCTCCCTCTTCCAGTTCCCCATCGGCAAAatcctggaggaggaggaggaggcggccgGCTGCCCCGGCCAGGAGCGCGGCTGCTTCCAGGGGGAGcaggcccaggagcagcccGAGGAGCGCAGTCCCCCAGCCAGCGAGGACGCCGGGCCCTCGCCGTGCCGGCCCAGCCCCAAGCGGGGCCCACAAGAAGGGCCGCAGGGAGCCGAGGAGATCCAGAG gGTGGTGCTGTCGGTCAATGACAAGTGGCACTACTGCCAGAACTCCGACATCCTGGTGGGCTCCCGGGCCATGAGGGACCGGCACCTGCGGCTGCTGGGATACTGTCTGGTGCAG CTGCCCTACACGGAACTGGAGAAGGTGAGTGGCATCGAGGAGGCCAAGCACTACCTGCGGCagaagctgagggagctgcgCTTCTGA
- the TMUB1 gene encoding transmembrane and ubiquitin-like domain-containing protein 1, translating to MALIEGVGDEVTVLFALLLAAAVLGLAWASTRAPEPAAPLAEAAPSTAPAERKASTPNPASAPAPAPAEGAAASDEAEGLRHRSPPAATAEGPAEPTLVLRLKFLNDTERLARVRPGDTVGALKRTYFPGQEQQVRLIYQGQLLRDDTQSLAELHLGHLSVLHCHLSPPSAAATAPGSPGPRSPAPAALGVGSLALPLFVLLLALLWYLQLQHRHVFTATATTCLAGLTLLVTFVAFAMYRR from the exons ATGGCGCTCATCGAGGGCGTCGGCGATGAGGTGACGGTGCTGTTCGCGCTGCTGCTGGCGGCCGCCGTGCTGGGGCTCGCCTGGGCCTCCACGCGCGCCCCCGAGCCCGCGGCGCCGCTGGCTGAGGCGGCCCCGAGCACGGCCCCCGCCGAGCGCAAGGCCTCGACCCCCAATCCGGCTTCGGCCCCTGCACCGGCCCCGGCCGAGGGAGCGGCGGCCTCCGATGAGGCGGAGGGGCTGCGGCACCGGAGCCCTCCCGCGGCCACCGCCGAGGGCCCCGCCGAGCCCACGCTGGTGCTGCGGCTCAAGTTCCTGAACGACACGGAGCGCCTGGCGCGGGTGCGCCCCGGGGACACCGTCGGCGCGCTCAAGAG GACCTACTTCccggggcaggagcagcaggtgcGCTTGATCTACCAGGGACAGCTGCTGCGTGACGACACCCAGAGCCTGGCGGAGCTGCACCTGGGCCACCTGAGCGTCCTGCACTGCCACCTGTCGCCGCCCAGCGCGGCCGCCACGgcccccggcagccccggcccccgcAGCCCTGCGCCCGCCGCGCTGGGCGTGGGCAGCCTGGCGCTGCCGCTCTtcgtgctgctgctggccctgctctggtacctgcagctgcagcaccgGCACGTCTTCACCGCCACCGCCACCACCTGCCTGGCCGGCCTCACCCTGCTCGTCACCTTCGTGGCCTTCGCCATGTACCGCAGATAG